Proteins found in one Kineococcus endophyticus genomic segment:
- a CDS encoding DegT/DnrJ/EryC1/StrS family aminotransferase: MAQAPVTQQVSQQSVEQVPVYRPYLGPEVQQAAQEALAAGWLGMGPLSKQFEEAVEERLGLTDRRVVSTNSCTEALHIAARLIGLGPGDEVIAPSFTYVAGHQAISRTGAEVVFADVDPEFLTLDPARVRELVTDRTRAILVVDYLGIPARVDELREIADERGLRIIEDAAHAFGSSSRGRPVGSFGDITCFSFGPVKTITTLEGGAVVTPDATDVQTLRELRHLGINSDTDARYRNQRNWDFDVVRQGYRCHLGSVPSAIGLAQMPLLDEIVANRQDYCRYYDDALRPLDGLLTFATGWDGVAPYLYVVRVLGGRRQALVEHLAQRGIATGIHYYGAHGYSFYAGCRRGDLSVTEEASEQVLTLPLHPYMEKATLDRVVDGVRSFSA; this comes from the coding sequence ATGGCACAGGCGCCGGTCACGCAGCAGGTCTCGCAGCAGAGCGTGGAGCAGGTCCCGGTCTACCGGCCGTACCTCGGCCCCGAGGTCCAGCAGGCCGCCCAGGAGGCGCTCGCCGCGGGGTGGCTCGGGATGGGACCGCTCAGCAAGCAGTTCGAGGAGGCCGTCGAGGAACGCCTCGGCCTCACCGACCGTCGGGTCGTGTCCACGAACTCCTGCACCGAGGCCCTGCACATCGCCGCGCGGCTCATCGGCCTCGGCCCGGGGGACGAGGTCATCGCACCGTCGTTCACCTACGTCGCCGGCCACCAGGCCATCAGCCGCACCGGTGCCGAGGTCGTCTTCGCCGACGTCGACCCCGAGTTCCTCACGCTCGACCCGGCGCGGGTCCGCGAACTCGTCACCGACCGAACCCGGGCGATCCTGGTCGTCGACTACCTCGGCATCCCCGCCCGCGTCGACGAGCTGCGCGAGATCGCCGACGAGCGCGGGTTGCGCATCATCGAGGACGCGGCGCACGCGTTCGGGTCCAGCAGTCGCGGCCGTCCCGTCGGGTCCTTCGGCGACATCACCTGCTTCAGCTTCGGACCCGTGAAGACCATCACGACCCTCGAGGGTGGCGCCGTCGTCACCCCCGACGCGACGGACGTGCAGACGCTGCGGGAGCTGCGGCACCTCGGCATCAACTCCGACACCGACGCGCGCTACCGCAACCAGCGGAACTGGGACTTCGACGTCGTGCGGCAGGGGTACCGCTGCCACCTCGGTTCGGTGCCCTCGGCGATCGGTCTGGCGCAGATGCCGTTGCTCGACGAGATCGTCGCCAACCGCCAGGACTACTGCCGCTACTACGACGACGCGCTGCGGCCCCTCGACGGACTGCTGACCTTCGCCACCGGCTGGGACGGCGTGGCGCCCTACCTCTACGTGGTCCGCGTGCTCGGCGGGCGTCGGCAGGCGCTCGTGGAGCACCTGGCGCAGCGGGGGATCGCGACGGGCATCCACTACTACGGCGCGCACGGGTACTCGTTCTACGCCGGCTGCCGGCGCGGGGACCTCAGCGTCACCGAGGAGGCCTCCGAACAGGTCCTCACGCTGCCCCTGCACCCGTACATGGAGAAGGCGACCCTCGACCGCGTCGTCGACGGCGTGCGGTCCTTCTCCGCCTGA
- a CDS encoding ABC transporter substrate-binding protein — MPSPLTRRHLLSASVLGAVSTVALAGCGGSGTPGAQAEAGPGGASAPSGFPFRYRHAFGETVVESPAGRVAVLGVTDADPLLALGLQPLTNTGFSFYPEQGLGPWATGLLTGDLLKLTSDTQASVEQVASVRPDLVLALVSGIDQARYDQLSQVAPVLARPAGSAAYAADRTATTLAVAGALGREAEGRRLTDAADAAFTDAVAAHPEFAGRTGVVALPYEGKYGVFSPQDARGAFLRDLGFSLPPALAALDTGESFFIDVSSEQLDLLDADVLVVLTDDTTRAGVQADRVLADLPVVRRGGLVMPDLDVRGAMTYNSVLSVPYGVSRLVPELAAALA, encoded by the coding sequence ATGCCGTCTCCGCTCACCCGCCGTCACCTCCTGTCCGCCTCCGTGCTGGGCGCCGTGAGCACCGTCGCCCTCGCGGGCTGCGGCGGCTCGGGGACGCCGGGCGCGCAGGCCGAGGCGGGTCCCGGGGGTGCGAGCGCGCCGTCGGGGTTCCCCTTCCGCTACCGGCACGCCTTCGGCGAGACCGTGGTCGAGAGCCCCGCCGGTCGCGTCGCCGTCCTCGGCGTCACCGACGCGGACCCGTTGCTCGCCCTCGGGCTGCAGCCGCTGACGAACACCGGTTTCAGCTTCTACCCCGAGCAGGGACTCGGGCCGTGGGCCACGGGCCTGCTCACCGGCGACTTGCTCAAGCTCACCTCCGACACCCAGGCGAGCGTCGAGCAGGTGGCGAGCGTGCGGCCCGACCTCGTCCTGGCCCTCGTCTCGGGGATCGACCAGGCGCGCTACGACCAGCTCTCCCAGGTCGCCCCCGTCCTCGCGCGGCCGGCCGGGTCCGCGGCCTACGCCGCCGACCGCACCGCCACCACGCTCGCCGTCGCCGGGGCGCTCGGCCGCGAGGCGGAGGGACGTCGCCTGACCGACGCCGCCGACGCGGCCTTCACCGACGCCGTCGCCGCCCACCCGGAGTTCGCCGGTCGCACGGGTGTGGTCGCCCTCCCGTACGAGGGCAAGTACGGCGTGTTCTCGCCGCAGGACGCCCGGGGCGCGTTCCTGCGCGACCTCGGTTTCTCACTGCCGCCCGCCCTCGCCGCACTCGACACCGGTGAGAGCTTCTTCATCGACGTCTCCTCCGAGCAGCTCGACCTGCTCGACGCGGACGTCCTCGTCGTGCTCACCGACGACACCACCCGCGCGGGCGTCCAGGCCGACCGCGTGCTGGCCGACCTGCCCGTCGTCCGCCGCGGGGGTCTCGTGATGCCGGACCTCGACGTCCGCGGCGCCATGACCTACAACAGCGTCCTGTCCGTCCCCTACGGCGTGTCCCGGCTCGTGCCCGAGCTCGCGGCGGCGCTGGCCTGA